A genomic segment from Vanessa cardui chromosome 30, ilVanCard2.1, whole genome shotgun sequence encodes:
- the LOC124542340 gene encoding uncharacterized protein LOC124542340 has product MEIHDVSINVKMDTHNMHEAPVIHDANIAHVKMDSHLHELPVSHIQIPLSQPAPMAQPVDPNIQQNPEQTISEDTLKPRIEKKKKEAIDGQAREIIYKVIKFFESEKQNRGYAFPVENVVKRACAATGLSESTIKRIKREGLRAEATHTKMAGPKKKRVRKTKVQLDYFQLCALRGIVNSYSMRKEVPTLGKILAAAKHELNYRGGKESLRLILLNKLGIKFKKCEKKNKKPPEQNQQPVQQMPNVMSHIPMQQMKPESQCIYTNMMPQVPPVSY; this is encoded by the coding sequence ATGGAAATACATGATGTTTCGATAAATGTGAAAATGGACACCCATAATATGCACGAAGCTCCTGTAATCCATGACGCGAACATTGCACACGTTAAAATGGATTCACATTTACACGAACTGCCTGTATCACACATTCAGATACCGTTATCGCAGCCAGCGCCTATGGCTCAGCCTGTCGACCCAAACATACAGCAGAATCCTGAACAAACTATATCGGAAGACACTCTAAAACCTCGAATcgagaagaagaagaaggaaGCAATTGACGGTCAAGCTAGGgaaataatatacaaagtgATAAAGTTCTTTGAAAGTGAAAAACAAAACCGAGGTTACGCGTTTCCCGTTGAGAACGTTGTGAAACGCGCTTGTGCGGCCACAGGTTTGTCGGAAAGTACGATAAAACGCATAAAGAGGGAAGGACTGCGCGCTGAAGCTACACATACGAAAATGGCCGGTCCTAAAAAGAAAAGAGTTCGCAAAACAAAGGTACAACTAGATTACTTCCAACTGTGTGCACTGAGAGGCATTGTGAACAGTTATTCGATGCGCAAGGAGGTTCCAACGTTAGGTAAGATACTGGCAGCTGCAAAACATGAACTCAATTATCGTGGTGGCAAGGAGTCGTTGCggttaatattgttaaataaactagGTATTAAGTTTAAGAAATGCgagaagaaaaacaaaaaaccaCCCGAACAAaatcaacagcctgtacaaCAAATGCCGAATGTTATGTCACATATACCGATGCAGCAAATGAAACCAGAGAGTCAGTGTATTTACACAAATATGATGCCGCAGGTACCCCCTGTCTCCTACTAG